CCCAGGGGTCTTCATGTTTAAAACCTTCATCATGAAATAAAGAAACCTGTCGTCCTTTTTTTTCTAACTCGAGCTCTTTATCTTTATTCCAAGTTCTTTTAACTAAAATAGGAAATACTAATTTGGACTCTTCTTTCTCAGACCACTTTGGCGTCCAATACATTCTGGTGAGCTCAATTTTTGGGAGTTCTTTTTCTTTTATTGCAGCTCTTTCTTGTTCTTCTTGGGAATAAATCCACTCACTCAAGGTAACTCCGCTATTTTCTAGAAGTTCCTTCCAATTAGTTGTTCCGTCGTGGGCTGTAAGAGTAAATAAAACTCCAAGTTCTACAAGAGTTTTAATAACATCTTGTTTGCAATAAGCACTATCTGCCCTGAAGAAGTCATTGAATTTAAATTTACGCTCGACTTGTTTTTTGCCATCAGCAAAAGACTGTCGAATTAAACTCTCAGCATCTACACCCGATTTAGTGTTCCCTGGTCTTAATTGAAAACCATGACATAAACCAATCTGATTAAAGCTTACTTGTGAATCTAGGCACCATTCATTTTTATAATTAAATGCTAAACCTTCCATTTTTTCACCGTGCTGTTCATGGGATGTGGAGTCTACATCGATGATAAGTTTTTTAGGTTTAAACTGTTCAGGCAATTGGAGTTGCATCTGTTCAAAAATATGACGAGACATGAGGTTTAAAAACTCATTTAGTTTTTTTAGATGAGTTTCATCAAAGTCTCTTAAAAAATCGCCGTGAGTTCTAGCTGCGGCTGTTGGGTTGCCAAATAACTCTGCAAGTTTGGGATCATTACGAAAATGATCTAAATCCTCTAAGCAATCATAGCCATAGAGAAAGGCTGCCATAAGGGTTAAGGCCATTTGATAGCTACCCACATAACGATGAGATGTACGCTCAGGAAGGCAAGTTATAAATTGATTTTTAAGTTCTGTTTGATCAAAGAGCTCAATCAAAGTCCCAAGGCCTGCGGCCATAGTGAGTTGATCTTTGGTGCTAGATAATTTTAACTTTTTAAGCAGGTTTTTATCTGTGGTCATTATCAATTTTCTCCAGACCTAAAGACAATATCAACTTTTCTTAAAATCGTCAGCGCTGGAAATGACGCGAAAAACTCTTCACCCAAAAGGTGAATTTGATAAAAACTAAAGACTATTAGAAATCATTAACTTAGAAAATATTTTGCTGGGTTATCTGCGGATTCAGGATCTAATTTAGATAAATCTTTTTTCTTCCACTCTTGAAATTCTGTAACTAATTTCTTTGTTATTCGACTTACCGTAGACTTAGATAACTTAATTTTCTCTCCTGTGGCTGACTTCAAGGATTTCTTTACTTTCC
Above is a genomic segment from Deltaproteobacteria bacterium containing:
- a CDS encoding IS1380 family transposase, with translation MTTDKNLLKKLKLSSTKDQLTMAAGLGTLIELFDQTELKNQFITCLPERTSHRYVGSYQMALTLMAAFLYGYDCLEDLDHFRNDPKLAELFGNPTAAARTHGDFLRDFDETHLKKLNEFLNLMSRHIFEQMQLQLPEQFKPKKLIIDVDSTSHEQHGEKMEGLAFNYKNEWCLDSQVSFNQIGLCHGFQLRPGNTKSGVDAESLIRQSFADGKKQVERKFKFNDFFRADSAYCKQDVIKTLVELGVLFTLTAHDGTTNWKELLENSGVTLSEWIYSQEEQERAAIKEKELPKIELTRMYWTPKWSEKEESKLVFPILVKRTWNKDKELELEKKGRQVSLFHDEGFKHEDPWDYYAVVTNFPLDLSTEKLVENSTTREKIKRYSIQEVFEHHQKRGNAENFIKEEKYGYDLKHFPCLKLNANYAYGQLAMVAHNILRWVAIMTKPEKPHFSKKLRKHFIFIPGKIVHHARQVFLKIMEFHYQGVRQLRERLRLNSERSPRQFSSA